The proteins below are encoded in one region of Ostrea edulis chromosome 3, xbOstEdul1.1, whole genome shotgun sequence:
- the LOC130053658 gene encoding mitogen-activated protein kinase kinase kinase 15-like, producing the protein MFHFITLVYLGANIAGGKEEEVETSGVPSTNSGKSAALYRSSAVNELQHQLESIQDENMQLLQQLVDVNRIYGDVLRKTIEEKKTHLENMQALTSINSVSSVTANSIRGRVPSIHEPPDEALVIWLRDRKFDEDIIDTITREQFVLNDLLEIVRYEDLQRLGLRGGVLCRLWRVIQSHRKDHGLEKRSSDR; encoded by the exons ATGTTTCATTTCATCACTCTGGTATATCTTGGAGCTAATATTGCTGGAGGAAAGGAAGAGGAAGTAGAAACGTCTGGAGTTCCGTCCACAAACTCGGGTAAATCAGCAGCACTGTACCGGAGTTCTGCTGTCAATGAATTACAGCACCAACTAGAGAGTATACAGGACGAAAACATGCA GTTGCTACAACAACTGGTGGATGTTAACAGAATTTATGGTGATGTTCTGCGCAAGACCATCGAGGAAAAGAAAACTCACTTAGAAAATATGCA AGCGCTGACCTCAATAAACAGTGTATCGTCTGTCACTGCCAACAGTATCAGAGGCAGAG TTCCGTCCATTCATGAGCCACCTGATGAGGCCTTGGTCATATGGCTACGTGACAGGAAGTTTGACGAGGACATCATTGATACG ATAACACGGGAGCAGTTTGTGTTGAATGATCTCCTGGAGATAGTGCGCTATGAAGACTTACAAAGACTAGGACTCAG GGGTGGTGTTTTGTGCCGATTGTGGCGGGTGATACAAAGTCACAGGAAAGACCATggcctggaaaaaaggtcatcAGACAGGTaa